GATCAAAAGCTCCTCCTCTGGTGGTCGAACCGCTTAAATATAAAGAGCATAAGGGAGAAAAAACACAGCCCTATAATCGAGTATAAAGGGCTTTTTTTATGGCCCATTACGGGAGGGGAGTCGAAAGGTATGCCTTCCTTAAGGGCCAGGTCTTTGAGGTTTAGAAGGTGGACGACAGGATACCCCTCCCTCAGGGCCAACCCGATCACCCCATCTCCTCCGTCAAAACTACCGGGATAGAGAGGTCCTGGAGGCAGTGACAGGGCAACCGGATCGTCTCCCATGCTGGAGCTCGAACCGCCTATAGAGATAACCGCCTTAGGTTTTATTCGGCCTATGAGGTCCATCTTCCACCGAACGACCTCCTCCAGGGAGTCGAGCTCAAGAAGGGGGACTTTGGCCGCCAAGGCGAAGGACTCCATTATGGCCGTCCCCTCAGGGGATAGGCCGCCGCCGACCTCGCCACCGCCCCCTTTAGTGTAGACCATAGCCTTGGTGTGCAAAAAGCCCTTAGACCTAAGTTGGCTGGCCATAGCGGGCCAGGGGGATAGTGGATCGTTGGCCCCCCAGGTGGAGGAGCCTAAAGAGACCACTAGTGAGATATCTAACCCCAGGTCCTCCGCCGCCATAAGGACGTTCAGCATCATCCCTGGAAAGGAGGAGGACGAAAATATCACCACCGGATCGCCGGGCTCCAGCTCTAGCCGATCGAACCAGTCCAGCGCCGCCAGGGCCCAGGCGGGATCACAGGCGGTCCTTTTGGAGGGCAGACTGCCCAGTGTGGTGGAAAGAGGGCTCCATTCGAGGCCGATAAGTCCGTAGCCCCAGGGATCGTCGGAAGGGGAAAAAGAGGAGCCTATAGACCTTCGCCAACTGAGAATTTGGGACTGAGCCTCTCTCACCTTGATCCACAGCCTCTCCCTCTCGGGGGGGAGAGGAGAGGATCCACCGACCCACCAGAGAAAGGCCAGACCTATAGCCATAGCTGACAGGATACGGTTTCTGTAGATTCTGGCCTTCCTCAAGGAACTACGATAGCCCTGTAGGTCGAAACTCACTGAAGCCACCCTCTCGCCGACGTAATCAGGCTGAAGGCCATGGCGGAGGCGATGGCCGCCGAAAAAGACGACGCCAAGGTGACCACCGGCCCTTGCCTCTGAAAGTCGGCGGCCATCAATCCAGGGATCGCCCATCCTAACCACAGATACCAGCTATCGACGGAGGAACCGAGGGCTATCCTGAGGACCAGGGCCAAAAACATGGCAAAGGCTATTCTCTGCCTGCCGTAGAGAGGAATCGTACGGGAGATCAGCTCAAGACAGGCCCATACCCCGAAAGCTCCCGCTACCGCCCCTGCCACTCGCACAGGGGCCCCTAGAGAGTAGGCCAGGACCCCCGGGGTTATCACTCCCCCTGGAGAGATTCCGGTCCTGTGATAAAAGACCATACCAACCGCTACACCTATGGCCAAAAGCCACAGAAATCCGTCGCTCAACCGATCATCTCCTAAAGAAGGATATTTCTAAGAACTCACGTTTACACTCCCTCGGATAGGTCATTCCGCCTGCGCCCTGTCTCGCCCAGGCGTATACTCGGCCTGCCTGTTTCGTACAAACCGCCTCGGAGGGCACGTCCTGTGCCCCCTCGGCTTAGGGCGACGTCCTGTCGCCCCATTCGTACTACACTACGGCAGGCCAAGTATACGGGCTCAAAGGGGCTCCGTCGGAACGACCTATCCGAGGATCAGCGTTTCTAGAGATTCCCTAAAAAGTTTAAGCTCCAGAGGAGCTCCGTAGACCACGTTTCCGCAGCCGAATACCAGCCCTTTTGAGTCGACCAGGGCCTTGAGATCTTCGGCACCTAAACACCTAACGTATCGGGATCTGCCGATGAAAAATGGCCTGTCGCCTATGACTATTCGCTCTTTCCAGCCCTCCCGATCCAGCCAGGGCCTGAAAACCCTGAACCTCTCTGGCCTGTCTCGCCTGTGATTGAAGAGGACGGTAGCGTCCTCCCTCCTCCAGCCAAGGGATCGAAAGAGGTCTTCGGTGGTAGTCAGGTCGTTGGCGGAGAAGGCGAAGGCCAGCTCCCCTCGATCGGTTTTTAACAGGGAGAAATCCGCCAGATCTGCCTCAAGGGATCTTATCGCCCTAAGACACACCTCTCTATCAAGGCCGAGGACCTCGCAGGCCTTCAGAGCGATCGACTCGTTGGAGGCTCGGTAGGAGGTATCTCCGACGGTCGCCGGAGCGACCACCACATCCCACTTTGCCTCATCGATAAGGGCCATAGCCAGAGGGCAGGAGGAAACCTCCTGCCCCAGGACCACCGTGCTCCCTTTAGGGATGCCTTTCAAAAGGGCCTTTGCGGCGTTATCCTCGCCGTCGCCCCACATATCCTGATGGTCCGGCCTGACGTTGGTCAGTACGGTGACAGAGGGTTTTAGCCAGGATCCAGCCAGATGCTGGAGTTCCGGCGAGACCGCGCTGTTTTCCATTACCACTCCCTGAACGTCCGGAGGAAGGGAGGCTATCCACCACCTCATCTCCTCCACGTGAGCACCGGAATAACGTAATATAGGCACCTCCTCCGAAGGGGTTAAAGTCCTGGGGATAACCCCGGTTATCCTACCGTAAGCCCTCAAGCCACAGGCCACCATAGCACGGTGGATCATCCTGACCACCGTGCTCTTTCCTCTGCTTCCTGTCACTAAGACGGCGATCACTACACATCATTCCTTAATTTTTGCGTATATCCCCTCGAAAACCCTGTGGTTTAACCTGAATATCTCCAGGATATCGGGATCGAAGTGTTCCGGCTGGACTCGTCCATCCCCTTGGAGGATGATCTCGCAGGCCTTTTCGTGGGAAAAGGCAGGCTTGTACCCTCTGGCGTCCCTCAGAGCATCGTAGATGTCGGCGATAGCCACTATCCTGCCGCTGATAGGGATGTCCTCCCCTTTGAGACCTTTAGGGTAACCTGATCCATCCCATTTTTCGTGGTGGGTCATAGCCAGCTGTCGGGCCATCTCGAGCCACTCCGAATCCCCGAGGATATCCGCACCGTATACGGTGTGGTTGCGGATAATGGCGAACTCCTCGGCGGTCAGGGCACCGGGTTTTGCCAGTATTCTGTGGGATATCCTGAGTTTACCTATATCGTGGAGCTGGCTGTATATCCTTATGTCCTCCACGTACTCCTCGGACATTCCCAAGGTGCTGGCGATAAAGGCGGAGTATTCACCGACCCTGAGCAGATGGCTCCCTGTCTCCTCGTGATAGGACTCGGTAAGTCCCTGCATTCTGGTCGCCAGGTAGTGAAAGGACTTTCTGACCTCTCTGACCATGCTGTGGGCCTGAAACAATCCCCCGAGGGGGAGGACGAAACGACGGAGGACCTCGACTATAGAGCCGCCGTTTCTGGAGGACTCCTCCTGGACCAGGAGAACCAGTCCTACCAGCCTGCCCATAAACCTGACGGGAACGGTAAACCTGACCATATCCCCTGCGGGCTGGACGATCTCCTCCTCTTTGTCCACAAAGGGGATCACCATATCCATGAGGGATTTCCGGTCCAGTGGAAAAGGTGGCTCGCCGGAACTGCCCCACAGAAAGGGGATATCCTCCTCAAGAGCGACCACCCCGACGAAGGAGCAGGAAAAGGTCCTCTCCAGGTTTGAAACGATGGCTCCAACTGTGCCGTCAAGGGAGGAAGAGGCCCCTATGTCCCTGGAGAGGTTCATCAGGCTGTCCAGCCTATCGCTGGCGAGGTTCAGCTCGTCGTTGCTCTCTCTGACCTGGGTCTCCATAGCGATGGCTTCCTCGTAGAGGGCGGTCAGGTTTTCACCCTGATCGGAAATAACCTGAAGCAGTTTCTCGAAAGCCCCGAGGAGCTTTCCGTGCTCCTCAAAAGGGGCCCTATCCTCTCTAAAGGTCTCTATGGCGGAAAATATCCTGGGGATAGACTCCACCGGATTGTCCTCCGAGGAGATATCCTCCGCCAGGAAGGATATCCTCTTAACCGATAGGTCCAAACTGGAGGTTATCCTGTTTAGGACGATCCAGAACAAAGCGACAAAAGGTGCGACCAGGCAGAGAAACAGAGACGACCACAGGAGGGCCTTTTGAGCGGACTGGTACCTTATGAGGTCCCTAGGATACAACAAGGCGAGGGAGAGCCCTTCCCCTAGATGGACGGAGTGAATCCCTATACGCTCTCCACCCCATATCCCTTCCGACCTTCTGTGACCTAAAAAATTCACAGGCAGACACCCTCCTACGGAGGCTAGATCACTTCCCCAGGAGGCCATTACCGTACCGTCTCTGTCGACTAACACCAGGTTCTCTCCCTCCATAAACTTAGAGAAAGGGGAGTAGAGAAACACTCTGCTGTCGAAACCGGCTATCAGCCAATTTCCGTCCCTCAAAACTGACTTTATAAGCCTAGGGGAGGCGGGCTGAGCTAAGAACGACGACACCTCCCATTTGCCCGAGAGCAGCCCCTCAGGGAACGTCATGCCAGGCCTGATGTTGCCCTTAAAGACCTCCAGAACCTCCCCATCGGAGGAACAGAGGACGAGCTCTCTGACCTTGATGTTATCCATGGCCGGATTTCTCATGTACTCCAGAGAGGCGAAGTTTAAAAAAGCGTCGGTGAAGGCCATTCGGTCCTCCATCTCCTGAGCCAGTTCACCTAAAGTACGGTCGGTCCTGCTATCGTGAAGGTTTTGAGCTCTCAGGAGGGACAGTCCGAAAATGGTCAGAGAGAGTATAAACAAAGCGATAAGCACCATTAACACCGATCTTTTACGGACCTCTTTCAGGCTAGTTCTTCTCAAAGCTCCACCTCCCTAAACCCACCGTCCTCAAAAATATAGCCCTTGCTTTCGGGAAGAGAATCCCCAAAACGGTCGGTCCTGATCGTCCAGCCTAAAGAGGGAATCTCCCGAGGAACGGACATAGCGTTCCGGAGGGCACGACCGGACAGGGAGGGATTGACGCTGAACACCTGAGACAGAAACTCCATGGCTCCGTAGCTGTAGCGAACGGAAACGGAAAAATCCTGAGAGGTTATGGACCTCCAGTAATCGGCGAAATCGCCCTGAACCTCTCCTAGAGGATCGTAGGACTCGGTGTAATAGAAGCTTATATCTTTTACGGATGTAAGGTATCGATGGTTTTCGAAGAGACTCCACCGGGACATAAAAATCTTAGCATCAGGCCATAGGGACCGGACGAACTGGACCGTCCAGAAAGAGACCGACGGGTCGGCGTATATCAGCACACCGTCGGGAGGATCTATAGGGTACTCCTGTAGAAAATCGCAGTCCTCGGGAAACTTGAAAAGGCCGGTAAAACGGACGTCGGTCTTCGACAGGACCTCCTTAATAGACCCAACCGAGTAAGGGTAGTTCCTGCCGGACCAGATACCCGCTAAAGACCGAACACCGAGGGAGTTTAGGATGGAGGAGATTATGAGCGTCTCCTGAGAGAACTCCTCTTTGACCCTGAAAAACCAGTCATCTATGCCGGAAAGGTGGGGCGAGGAGGCCACAGTGGATAACACAGGAATACGCAACCTTTCCGCCACCTCTCTGGCTTTAAGTGCCTGCCCGGAAAAAGGGAACCCCATGACCACCTTGGCTCCACGGGCCTTAAGCCTCTCTATGGCCGACGTAGGATCGTCGTCATACCCCTCCGTAAGCAGACGATACCTGAAGCCTCTTCCTGATTCTCGATGCCAATCCACGTACGCTTTAAGGACGGAGACCATTCGCCCCTCGGGAATGACCGATTCAGGTGCGGTGCTGTAGGCGACCCCAACTGTGACCATAGGATTCACAAAGGAGGAACCACTGAAGGCCATCCATGCCATCACCGCAGTCACCACGGCCAGAAAGAACCTCATCCCTGCTCAACCTCCGCGGGAAACTCTATCCTAAAGCTCAGGCCATCGCCGTCGTCAACGGTCATGCTGGCACCAAGCTGTCTTATCAGACCGTTGACGATGGTCATACCCAGCCCAGCCCCTTCCCCGATTTTAGTTAGAGTTCCCACCCCGTCATCGGAGACCTCCATGAGAACCGTGCCTTCGACGGTACGCACTGATATAGAGATATTCCCGCTATCCCTTCCGATAAAACCGTGTTTTAGCGAGTTCGTCACAAGCTCGTTGACTATAAGGCCACAGGGCACCGCCTTATCCACCGACAAACCGGTATCGTCAACGTCCAGAGATATTCTGATATTCCTCCCAGTTCCGTAGGTGGACGCCAGAGCGCCAGAAAGCTCCCCTAGATAGTCGGCTATCTTCAGGCTTGAAAAATGGGTATTTCTGTAAAGCAGCTCGTGGACATAGGCCATAGCCATTATCCTCGACCGGCTATCCTGAAGAACATCCACCAGGGAGGGATCGGAGGCCCTGGAAGCCTGTAGGCTTATCAGGCTGGCCATCACCTGGAGGTTGTTTTTTACCCTGTGATGGACCTCCTGAATCAGCATATCCTTGTCCTTCAACGACTCCTCCAGCCTCTCGTTGGCCACTATTAACCCTGTGACGTCCTCTACCATACCAAGTAAAACCGACGGAGAACCGTCCTCTCCGAAGATAGGGACCCTGATAACCTTTAGGTGACACTGACCTCTAGCTGTCCTGCCGGTGAAAGATCGATCGTATTCAAACATGAGAGGATATCCCTTTTTAAAGGTTAAATTACCGTCCTCGAGCAATTTTTCAGAGACAAGTTTATCGAAAACATCCGATTCGGTGGCCCCAAGGGCCTGATCGCAGTCCACGCCGGTTATATCGGCCATCCTGGAATTCCATATGACGTATATTCCACCGGCGGACATATCCTTGGCGAAAATCCCTACAGGCATATTCTCCACCAAAGAACCTAGAAACTCTCCCTGAGAGGCCAGTCTCTCCTGGGCCTCTCTCTGCTCCGTTACGTCCCTCACTATGCACACACAGGTATCGGGACCGGCTAGATAGACAACCGTCTCAAGCATAAGCCCCATCTCGCCGCAGTGTCCCTCTACTGTGACAGCCCCGCCGGAGGCCACTACCTTGCCTATTGCCCCTGTCCAAAGCTGAGAGGTGATAGGGAGTAGATCGCTTAAAGGGGACCCTATCAACCTTTTAGGGGATGACATCATCGAGGAAAAGGCGGCGTTACAGTCTAAGATTTTAAATCTATCGTATGGATCAAGCTCGATAACCACGAGACCGTCTTTCATCATGGAGAAAAGCCGACTGTACCTTTCCTCTACCGACCTCTGGAGAGAGATATCCCGGACTATTCCCAGAGCCGAGACTACCAAGCCACCTTCCCTCTCCGGCACCACCCTTATCTCCGCCACCCCTTTAAACTGGTCGTTTATTCTGACAGGCGATTCAAAATAGACCTTCTCCCCCGATCGTAAGATGGTTTTCATCGACTCCAGGTCGACACTGGGAAAGAGATCGGAAAAACCCGACTCCTCCATAGTCTTGCCTATGAGATCGCTGGGCTCCCTGCCCATGAAAGACCGCAGGGCACCGGACACGTAACGAAATCGCTCGTCGCTGCCGACACGGAAGACCACGTCAGGAAGGCCCTCCGCCAGAGATCTAAACTCCTTCTCGCTGGTCTCAAGCCTCTCCATGGCGTAGCGAAGATCCTCGGTTCGTTTTAGAACCTCCTGCTCCAGCATATCGTTTTTCGTCTCCAGAGATTCCCTGGCCACCTTCAACCGAAGATGAGACTCGACCCGAAGCTTAAGCTCTAAAGCATCGTAGGGCTTACAGACGTAGTCCACCGCCCCAAGGGAAAGTCCTTTCTGTCTACTGCGAAGGTCCGATTGGTCCGACACGAACATAACAGGAACATGGCCCATGCCGTCGGAGGACTTTACTATCCTGCACAAGTCAAAACCGGAAACCTCGGACATTTTTACGTTGATGATAAAAAGGTCAGGAAGGACTTTTTCCGCCACCTTCAGGGAAGAGCGTCCATCTAGGGCTACGGCGACCTCGCACATAGGGGACAGCAGGTCCACCAATCTATCGAGGTCGTCCACCGAATCGTCGACTATCATCACCAGACATTTGGATATATCCTTCACCCGCACTCCTCCCTCCATTAACAGCTCACTCTTCGATTATAGGGGATCGGCCATAAAAGGACAAAGAGGACGGCAAAAGCCGTCCTCTTTGTCCTTGTTTAGATAAAAAAACTAGTAGCCTACGACGTCGCCGTCCCTGCGGGAGTCGGCACCGCCGATAAGCAAACCTTTTCCGGAGTCAAACAGGATTCCCTGGGCTCCGCCGAAATAGAGGTCGTAATCTCCACGGACCTTGACCTCATGGCCTCTCAGCTTAAGGGCCTCCACGGTGGACTCAGGAATCCGGGACTCAAGCTGAAGGACATCGGGCTTGGCTCCTAAGACCCTGGCGGTAAACCGAGGGGCCTCTATAGCCTCGTCCATGGACATGCCGAAGTCTATGACGTTGCTCATTATCTGGGCTACCGAGGTGATGATCCTCCAGGCTCCAGGGGTTCCTACGGACATAAAGGGCTTTCCGTCGGGATCGAGAACGATCGTCGGGCTCATGGACGAAAGAGGTCTCTTGCCGGGCTCAGGGGAATTGACGCTCTCTGGGTTTGTGGAGAAATCGTCCATCTCGTTGTTGTACACGAAGCCGTACTCAGGGTCGATCAGACAGGATCCGAAGAAGTAGTTCACCGTCTGGGTAACCGCCACGATGTTCCCCGCTGCGTCGGCGACGGAGAAATGGGTCGTCGACCAGTGCTCGTCCACCGAAGGATCGGTAGCGGGAACCTCCTGCATGGCCTTGCCGTCGTCGATACGGTCCGCCAGCATTTTGGCGTACTTCTTTGACTCGAGCATCTCGAAGGGGATGTTTAGGAAGGAGGGATCCCCCAAAAAGTTTCCTCTGTCGGAGAAGGCCATCTTAAAGGCCTCGGTCATATAGTGAATCGTCTTAGGCGAGTTATGCCCCCAGTCGGAAAGGGGGAAGTTCTCCAGGATATTCAGGGACTCGACCAAGGTGATGCCGCCGGAGGAAGGAGGGCTCATAGAGTAGATCTTATAGCCTCTGTAGGTTCCCTCCGCAGGGACCCGAAGGACGGGCTTGTATCTCTGAAGGTCGTTGGCGGTCATGATTCCGCCCTGCTTCTGTATGTTGTCAACCATAGAGTGACCTATAGGACCGTTGTAGAAGGCCCCTATACCGTCTTTAGCCAGAAGCCTGAAGGCCTTCGCCAGGTTAGGCTGGGTAACCTTCTGCCCTGCCTCCAGAGGAAGTCCGTCCATAAGGAAAGGATTGGCCTTCTCAGGGGTGAACTTGGAGAGGTTTTCAAAGTTGCTCTCCACCGCCTTAGCGACCGTCGGGGAAAGCTCAAAACCCTCCTCCGCCAGCCGGATAGCCGGTTGAATAACCTCAGCCAAGGTCATTGTCCCGTACTGATCGAGGGCCATCTGGTACCCCGCCAAAGTTCCAGGGACGCCGACCGCCAGAGGACCGTAGACGCCGAGTTTCTCCGCTTTGGCCTTCTCCGAGGCGTACATGTCCTTAGTCGAGGCTCCCGGGGCCTCCTCACGGTAATCTATGGCGATAACCTTGCCGGTGTCCGCCAGTCGGACCACCATAAACCCGCCACCGCCGATACCGGAGGCGTTGGACTCCACTACGTTAAGCGCGAGCCCCGTCGCTACCGCTGCGTCGACGGCGTTACCGCCTTTTTTGAGGATCTCAACCCCCGCCTCAGCGGCCAGCTTGCTCGCCGCCGCCACCATACCTTTCGACGCAGTAACGTCCTTAGGATCGTGGGGAGAACCGAAGGCCGCCGTCGCCGACACCGCTATCGCAACCGATAGGGCAAAAACCAATGAACGTCTACTCACTTAAAAATCCCTCCCTGCTTCTCGCTACTTTCCGTCGAAACGATCGTCCTCGACCGGCGACAGAAAAGCTCCTATGCCTCTCTCCATCATATCGTCGAAAGAAGGTATTCCCTCCACCTCGACGTCTCCGCCTTCTTTAACATCACCTAACATATCCATAAACATCTTCATCGACGCTACGTGTCTGGCGGTCCTCAGGTCTAAAGTCTGATCTCCCTCGTAGGGGATGAACAGACGGCCCAGTGCCGCCGCTTTGAGGTAGGCCTTATCCTTTCCGGTCAGAGCAAGGGCCTCGTCGGTCCTCCCTCTGAGACGGCCCTGGCTGGGGTTGCCAGTCTCCATCAGAATAGCCATAGCACCGGTATGGTCGCCCCACTCCCTGTGGCTAAGCCCTCTGAAGTTCACAGGAGAGGGCTCGAGCCTCATAGGAATACCCTCCATCTCCAGCTCCATGGACACCATCGCCGCCAGCTCCATGGCCCTATCGTGGGCCACGATGGCGTTTACCACCGGATATTCAGGGGAGGCCTCGTGGAGGTCGAAAGCCAGATCGACCTTCTCCTTGTTGAGCATCTGAATGACTCCATAGGCCACCTGCTGGGTCAGAGAATCGTCGGGAACCCCTGGATAGGCCCTATTTAGGTTGCTCTTAGAGCCGCCGTCCAGCTTCTGTCCCGACTGGGCATGGATATAGATATCCGGGGCGGGCCACTGGTAAACCGGATTGGTCGCCCTAGAGCCGTACCTAAACCACCTCGTGCCACCGTCTACGTCCAGGCTGAAATACTGGGGGGACGCCTCCTGAGGGGAGTTATGTCCCATAGCGGTGAGGTTCGCAAAAGGCATGACTATAAGCCTTCCCTTGGTCACCTTGGCCCTCTCGAGATAGATTATGGCAGCCATGTAGCCCGAAGGCTCGTTAGGGTGGGTGCCTCCCATTATAAACACCGTGCCGCCGGGAACACCGCTGTCCTGGATATAGACGTCCGTGTCCCCTGGACTGCCCTCAAGGGCTGGGAACCAATGGGACAAAAGGTATCTCTCAAATCCCTGGGCAGGAGCCACAGGGTCCGGTTGCCTCATAGCCAGAAAGCTACGGGCGGAGACGAAACATATCAAAGCCACCGCGACGCAGAGGGAAGCGGCGGTCAAAACGGAACCTCTAGATGATTTCACCGTCACCCCTCCTTACTTTATCAACAATATACGCAGGATCAAAGGCACCAGTACCATAGCGGCGGTAACCTGCTTCCAGAAAGACTTTTCCTTGAACATACACCTAAGGACGAAGGCGGCCACGAACAGCCCTATTCCTCGATAGATCAGCGTCATCATAAAGGCCACCTCCTAGAATATCAGCTTAGCTATAGGCTTGGCCATGAGGATGACCGCGATGCCCCAGCCCGCCGTAAGCACCGCAGGAAGGGCGCAATGGCGAAGCACCTTAAAGTAGTTCTTCTCCCCTACGACCTGTGCGGCAAAGATCCCAGCGAGAGCCGTAGGGGGCATAAGATCCCCTAGGGCGGCCACTAGGCTCAAAGCCGCCGCCACGACTATCTCGTTCTGCCCAAGGAGTGCCATGAGGAAAGGCACACCGAGCACCGAGGCAGAGCCAAAGGACGATACCGCTCCGAAAAGGGGCATAGAGATTGCGATACCCAGATAGAGGGTCCATGACGGAAGGGCCAGAGCCGAGACCACCACAAAACCTCTCACTCCGGTTAGGGTCATTATCTGTATGAACATCCCCACTCCCATAAGTATGCCCATGACCGGAAGGGCCTCGTCTATAGCCTCGGTGACCGTCTCCACAGGGTTCCATTTGACTCCCGATAGGAGCCCTGAAGCGGAGGCCAAAAGGAAGCTCAGAGGCATACCTAAAGAAGGCCAGTAGAGAGGTATAAGCCTCTCCCCTCCAAGAAGCACCACCAACACCACCACAGGAAGAAAGAGCCTGAGGGTCAGAGGGGTCCTGCTCATCTTGGCCAGCTGGGCCTCAAGGGACGCCTCGTCCTTGGTCTTTCTGACATAGGGATAGATAAGCCAGAGAGAGCAGACCACCGCCAGAGGCACGGTGCATATGAGCAGAGGGATACCGAATCCGACGTAGGGGATGTCCACACCGGCACCTATTATCATCGCCGGTATGCTAATAGGAGGAGCGATCATCCCAAAGAGAGCCCCCATGGATATAGCGGCGGCGGTCTGGAGAACAGGCACCCCGAGCTCCATCAGAACAGGAGCGACCAATGCGCCGGTAGTGAGCACCGCAGCTGTGGAAGACCCGGTAATCATTCCAGGAACCATTATGATAAACATAATCCCCAGACTGAGGAGGACCGGAAACCCTCTGAACTTGCGGATAACCCACGCAGCGACCGAATCGAGCAAGCCGGTGCTCTGAATGACCTTCATAAAGATCATAGCGGTGGCTATTATCAGTATGGTGTCGACGTACCCAAAAGCCCCTTCCACCAGATGCCTGAGGGGAATACCGTCACCGGCGGCCACCGCCCCAGCTATGGCCGCCATGGCCATAGCCACGGCTATAGGCAACTTCCAGGCGAAGGCGGCGAAGGCGAAGACCCCTATCATCAGGAGGGTGTAAAAACCCTCCGGCCAGAACCACTCCATCGGGGTACTCTAATTGACTCCCCAGGAGGAGAGTACCGTTCCCAGAGGTTCTTTCGTCCCTCTGACGTTTTCCGCCGAGAGGATCTCGACCTTACCGTCGACCAGTTTAGAGAACAGGCCGTCCATGTCGGTGTTATCCCTGTCGACCACGATAAGGGCATCGGAGAACGGAACGGCGGCGGAGATAAACAGGTCCGACAGAGTTCCCCTTCTTCCCGGACCACCTACGTGCATGACGAGGATCTTCATGCCGTCGGCCTGAGCCTTCTCCATAAGGGCTTTAGACCTAGCGACCTCCTGATCCTTATCGATTCCGGCGGCACCGAGACCTTTAGAACTTCCTCCCACCACGGCGATGAGGACCTTCTGACCATCGAGGTCGGTGGCCTTCATAAGGGCCTCGTAATCGGGAG
This portion of the Dethiosulfovibrio salsuginis genome encodes:
- the pgsW gene encoding poly-gamma-glutamate system protein → MSFDLQGYRSSLRKARIYRNRILSAMAIGLAFLWWVGGSSPLPPERERLWIKVREAQSQILSWRRSIGSSFSPSDDPWGYGLIGLEWSPLSTTLGSLPSKRTACDPAWALAALDWFDRLELEPGDPVVIFSSSSFPGMMLNVLMAAEDLGLDISLVVSLGSSTWGANDPLSPWPAMASQLRSKGFLHTKAMVYTKGGGGEVGGGLSPEGTAIMESFALAAKVPLLELDSLEEVVRWKMDLIGRIKPKAVISIGGSSSSMGDDPVALSLPPGPLYPGSFDGGDGVIGLALREGYPVVHLLNLKDLALKEGIPFDSPPVMGHKKSPLYSIIGLCFFSLMLFIFKRFDHQRRSF
- a CDS encoding poly-gamma-glutamate biosynthesis protein PgsC/CapC gives rise to the protein MSDGFLWLLAIGVAVGMVFYHRTGISPGGVITPGVLAYSLGAPVRVAGAVAGAFGVWACLELISRTIPLYGRQRIAFAMFLALVLRIALGSSVDSWYLWLGWAIPGLMAADFQRQGPVVTLASSFSAAIASAMAFSLITSARGWLQ
- a CDS encoding Mur ligase family protein, producing MIAVLVTGSRGKSTVVRMIHRAMVACGLRAYGRITGVIPRTLTPSEEVPILRYSGAHVEEMRWWIASLPPDVQGVVMENSAVSPELQHLAGSWLKPSVTVLTNVRPDHQDMWGDGEDNAAKALLKGIPKGSTVVLGQEVSSCPLAMALIDEAKWDVVVAPATVGDTSYRASNESIALKACEVLGLDREVCLRAIRSLEADLADFSLLKTDRGELAFAFSANDLTTTEDLFRSLGWRREDATVLFNHRRDRPERFRVFRPWLDREGWKERIVIGDRPFFIGRSRYVRCLGAEDLKALVDSKGLVFGCGNVVYGAPLELKLFRESLETLILG
- a CDS encoding HD-GYP domain-containing protein; amino-acid sequence: MRRTSLKEVRKRSVLMVLIALFILSLTIFGLSLLRAQNLHDSRTDRTLGELAQEMEDRMAFTDAFLNFASLEYMRNPAMDNIKVRELVLCSSDGEVLEVFKGNIRPGMTFPEGLLSGKWEVSSFLAQPASPRLIKSVLRDGNWLIAGFDSRVFLYSPFSKFMEGENLVLVDRDGTVMASWGSDLASVGGCLPVNFLGHRRSEGIWGGERIGIHSVHLGEGLSLALLYPRDLIRYQSAQKALLWSSLFLCLVAPFVALFWIVLNRITSSLDLSVKRISFLAEDISSEDNPVESIPRIFSAIETFREDRAPFEEHGKLLGAFEKLLQVISDQGENLTALYEEAIAMETQVRESNDELNLASDRLDSLMNLSRDIGASSSLDGTVGAIVSNLERTFSCSFVGVVALEEDIPFLWGSSGEPPFPLDRKSLMDMVIPFVDKEEEIVQPAGDMVRFTVPVRFMGRLVGLVLLVQEESSRNGGSIVEVLRRFVLPLGGLFQAHSMVREVRKSFHYLATRMQGLTESYHEETGSHLLRVGEYSAFIASTLGMSEEYVEDIRIYSQLHDIGKLRISHRILAKPGALTAEEFAIIRNHTVYGADILGDSEWLEMARQLAMTHHEKWDGSGYPKGLKGEDIPISGRIVAIADIYDALRDARGYKPAFSHEKACEIILQGDGRVQPEHFDPDILEIFRLNHRVFEGIYAKIKE
- a CDS encoding type 1 periplasmic-binding domain-containing protein, with translation MRFFLAVVTAVMAWMAFSGSSFVNPMVTVGVAYSTAPESVIPEGRMVSVLKAYVDWHRESGRGFRYRLLTEGYDDDPTSAIERLKARGAKVVMGFPFSGQALKAREVAERLRIPVLSTVASSPHLSGIDDWFFRVKEEFSQETLIISSILNSLGVRSLAGIWSGRNYPYSVGSIKEVLSKTDVRFTGLFKFPEDCDFLQEYPIDPPDGVLIYADPSVSFWTVQFVRSLWPDAKIFMSRWSLFENHRYLTSVKDISFYYTESYDPLGEVQGDFADYWRSITSQDFSVSVRYSYGAMEFLSQVFSVNPSLSGRALRNAMSVPREIPSLGWTIRTDRFGDSLPESKGYIFEDGGFREVEL
- a CDS encoding histidine kinase dimerization/phosphoacceptor domain -containing protein; this encodes MKDISKCLVMIVDDSVDDLDRLVDLLSPMCEVAVALDGRSSLKVAEKVLPDLFIINVKMSEVSGFDLCRIVKSSDGMGHVPVMFVSDQSDLRSRQKGLSLGAVDYVCKPYDALELKLRVESHLRLKVARESLETKNDMLEQEVLKRTEDLRYAMERLETSEKEFRSLAEGLPDVVFRVGSDERFRYVSGALRSFMGREPSDLIGKTMEESGFSDLFPSVDLESMKTILRSGEKVYFESPVRINDQFKGVAEIRVVPEREGGLVVSALGIVRDISLQRSVEERYSRLFSMMKDGLVVIELDPYDRFKILDCNAAFSSMMSSPKRLIGSPLSDLLPITSQLWTGAIGKVVASGGAVTVEGHCGEMGLMLETVVYLAGPDTCVCIVRDVTEQREAQERLASQGEFLGSLVENMPVGIFAKDMSAGGIYVIWNSRMADITGVDCDQALGATESDVFDKLVSEKLLEDGNLTFKKGYPLMFEYDRSFTGRTARGQCHLKVIRVPIFGEDGSPSVLLGMVEDVTGLIVANERLEESLKDKDMLIQEVHHRVKNNLQVMASLISLQASRASDPSLVDVLQDSRSRIMAMAYVHELLYRNTHFSSLKIADYLGELSGALASTYGTGRNIRISLDVDDTGLSVDKAVPCGLIVNELVTNSLKHGFIGRDSGNISISVRTVEGTVLMEVSDDGVGTLTKIGEGAGLGMTIVNGLIRQLGASMTVDDGDGLSFRIEFPAEVEQG